A single uncultured Acetobacterium sp. DNA region contains:
- a CDS encoding TrkH family potassium uptake protein, producing the protein MRQELIQKKKSKIKNFMSQRSPTEVLVFGFAVVILFGAGLLTLPIATQSGISANFVDALFTSTSCVCVTGLVVVDTGTYWSVFGQVVIICLIQVGGLGFMSFATMFFVLAGKRITIKNRLLIQSSVNMDSLSGIVKFAKYIFYSAFAIEAIGAFLLGFVFVPEFGWYQGVGYSIFHSISSFCNAGFDLMGNYTSLTKYVDNFIVNFVVCALIILGGLGFAVTSDLIFVRKFKKMSVHSKFVLVTTGILLIVGFVLFFIFEFNNPKTMGNLPIHGKFLASMFQSVTPRTAGSNTIDIAGLTAPSIFLTMILMFVGASPGSTGGGVKTTTMGIILMTVVSVIQGKKDVIAFKRTIAGPLIRRAISIVFIASGLIILMIFVLLCTEIGAPFEQVIFEVLSAFGTVGLSMGLTPHLTIEGKLAISLTMFIGRLGPLTIAYAISQSEKHARENIGNFKLPEGNIMIG; encoded by the coding sequence TTGAGACAAGAATTGATACAAAAAAAGAAATCAAAAATCAAAAATTTCATGAGTCAACGTTCCCCTACAGAAGTATTAGTTTTTGGATTTGCGGTTGTTATCTTATTTGGTGCTGGGCTATTAACACTTCCGATTGCAACACAGTCAGGAATTAGTGCTAATTTCGTTGATGCCTTATTCACTTCAACTTCTTGTGTTTGTGTTACAGGCTTAGTTGTCGTCGATACTGGTACCTATTGGAGTGTCTTTGGACAAGTCGTTATTATTTGTTTGATTCAAGTTGGCGGTTTGGGATTTATGTCTTTTGCGACAATGTTTTTTGTTTTAGCAGGAAAACGCATCACGATTAAGAATCGTTTATTGATACAATCATCAGTCAATATGGATTCGCTTTCGGGGATTGTAAAGTTTGCAAAGTACATTTTTTATTCAGCTTTTGCGATTGAAGCCATTGGCGCTTTCCTTCTCGGTTTTGTTTTTGTACCTGAGTTTGGATGGTATCAAGGGGTTGGTTATAGTATCTTTCATTCCATCTCGTCCTTCTGTAACGCAGGATTTGATTTAATGGGAAATTATACCAGTTTAACAAAGTATGTCGATAACTTTATTGTCAATTTTGTTGTGTGTGCTCTAATCATCTTAGGAGGACTCGGATTTGCCGTAACCAGTGATTTGATTTTTGTGCGTAAGTTCAAAAAAATGAGTGTTCATTCTAAATTTGTACTCGTCACAACCGGAATTTTACTGATCGTAGGATTTGTTTTGTTTTTTATTTTTGAATTCAATAATCCTAAAACAATGGGAAATCTTCCCATCCACGGAAAATTTTTAGCCTCAATGTTCCAGTCAGTCACACCGAGAACTGCCGGCAGCAATACCATCGATATTGCTGGCCTCACAGCACCTTCCATCTTTTTAACAATGATCCTGATGTTTGTAGGTGCTTCTCCTGGTTCGACTGGTGGTGGTGTAAAAACAACAACGATGGGCATTATTTTAATGACAGTTGTTTCTGTAATCCAAGGAAAGAAAGACGTTATTGCCTTTAAGCGAACGATTGCTGGGCCTCTTATTCGCCGTGCAATTTCGATTGTTTTCATTGCTTCAGGACTTATTATTCTGATGATTTTTGTATTACTGTGTACTGAAATTGGAGCACCTTTTGAACAAGTCATTTTTGAGGTTCTGTCCGCTTTTGGCACGGTTGGTTTATCAATGGGGTTGACCCCACACCTGACAATAGAAGGAAAATTAGCCATCAGTCTAACCATGTTTATTGGACGACTGGGACCATTGACGATTGCCTATGCGATTTCACAAAGTGAAAAACATGCCCGAGAAAATATCGGGAACTTTAAATTGCCTGAGGGTAATATTATGATTGGCTAG
- a CDS encoding TrkA family potassium uptake protein, producing the protein MKEKQFAVLGLGRFGEALAITLSELGCNVVVVDKDEEKIQNIANLVTYAVQADVTDINALKSIGLKNVDAVVVSITSDINSSIMGIVNAQELGISEIYGKANTSQHEKVLLKLGVKKVFSPERDMGERVGHNLFSGDFIDILELDTNHSIVEVATLHAWEGKTLDQLDLRVKYGLNVIAIRTLDVLNASPLASDIVYTGDKLIVMGENRSINEINKLSRKDH; encoded by the coding sequence TTGAAAGAAAAACAGTTTGCAGTCCTGGGTTTAGGGCGTTTTGGTGAAGCTCTGGCAATTACTCTCAGTGAATTAGGTTGTAATGTTGTTGTCGTTGATAAAGATGAAGAAAAAATTCAAAATATCGCCAATTTAGTAACCTATGCTGTCCAGGCAGATGTGACTGACATTAATGCATTAAAATCGATTGGTCTTAAAAATGTTGACGCGGTGGTTGTTTCGATCACGTCTGATATTAATAGTAGTATTATGGGAATTGTTAATGCTCAGGAGTTAGGTATTAGTGAAATATATGGAAAAGCAAATACTTCGCAACACGAAAAAGTTTTGTTGAAACTTGGCGTAAAAAAAGTTTTTTCACCTGAACGTGATATGGGTGAACGGGTCGGCCATAATTTGTTTTCTGGGGATTTCATTGATATTTTAGAACTTGATACCAATCATTCCATTGTTGAAGTAGCAACTTTACATGCCTGGGAAGGAAAAACATTAGATCAGTTGGACTTACGGGTAAAATATGGCTTGAATGTTATTGCAATTCGTACCTTGGATGTCTTAAATGCTTCCCCGCTGGCAAGTGACATTGTTTATACCGGTGACAAGTTGATTGTTATGGGTGAGAACCGATCAATTAATGAAATTAATAAATTATCCCGAAAAGATCACTAG
- a CDS encoding RNA methyltransferase, with product MFQEIISKNNEQLKYLRKLNHKSFRDQENCFCIEGTKLFLEAVANQLSFRQIFVTKDWLETNAGSTSDILTELSSKDVTVMIIKESLFPAISTLQKPEGIICILKKMSFQTKVFKSYVLLEDVQDPYNVGTIIRTADAAGIECVVTSARTADIYNEKVLRGSMGSVFHLPIVQTDSLRDFTVQLKTNQITLIGTSLKGISLWDREPITEPFAIIMGNESKGMSLEMSEQCDVLLKIPIFGGAESLNVGTAAGIVIYDIVRDFK from the coding sequence ATGTTTCAGGAAATCATTTCTAAAAATAATGAACAACTTAAATACCTGCGGAAATTAAACCATAAGTCTTTCAGAGATCAAGAGAATTGTTTCTGTATTGAAGGAACAAAATTGTTTTTAGAAGCAGTAGCCAATCAGTTGAGCTTTCGTCAAATTTTTGTAACAAAAGACTGGCTGGAAACAAATGCGGGTTCTACCAGCGATATCTTAACTGAATTGTCTTCAAAAGATGTCACTGTAATGATCATTAAAGAATCGCTTTTCCCAGCGATTTCGACTTTACAAAAACCGGAAGGGATTATCTGTATTCTAAAAAAAATGTCCTTTCAAACAAAAGTTTTTAAAAGCTATGTTCTTTTAGAGGATGTTCAGGATCCCTATAATGTTGGGACAATTATCCGAACCGCCGATGCCGCCGGAATTGAATGTGTTGTAACATCAGCAAGAACTGCGGATATTTACAATGAAAAAGTACTTCGAGGTTCCATGGGTTCGGTCTTTCATTTGCCAATAGTTCAGACCGATTCATTGCGGGACTTTACAGTGCAATTAAAAACCAATCAGATTACCCTGATTGGGACATCTCTGAAAGGGATCTCACTATGGGATCGCGAGCCAATTACCGAGCCTTTTGCCATTATCATGGGGAATGAATCAAAGGGAATGTCGCTTGAAATGAGCGAACAATGTGATGTTTTGCTCAAAATACCGATTTTCGGTGGCGCTGAATCACTTAATGTGGGAACAGCAGCGGGCATTGTTATCTATGATATCG